In Arvicanthis niloticus isolate mArvNil1 chromosome 4, mArvNil1.pat.X, whole genome shotgun sequence, a single window of DNA contains:
- the Adar gene encoding double-stranded RNA-specific adenosine deaminase isoform X1, with amino-acid sequence MSQGFRGPTGVFPHQTWPYSDPSYEHSKWRYPQPHGQESYPRNFQLQQIEFLKGRLPEAPLIGPQTQSLPPFLPGHWPRFPGPPAQDKQLEIWGFPRSVTLRSQGFHIGSPRPPPHSRGPPWRGADGLCSHFRELSISQNSEQKVLKRLEELGEGKATTAHVLARELRTPKKDINRILYSLERKGRLCRVGTPPLWSLVPLNQTWTQPSRAVNPDSCIKDVPQGEPGLDSAEGDPSSDLEGPSELLDMAEIKEKICDYLFNVSNSSALNLAKNIGLTKARDVNAVLIDLERQGDVYRQGATPPIWYLTDKKRERLQMKRSPHSAPAATPAAVPEAARSPSFPACHAPPSGASSNMAASKRVENGQEPVVKYESRQEARPGPMRLRPHAYHNGPSRAGYVASENGQWATDDIPDNLNSIHTAPGEFRAIMEMPSFYSPTLPRCTPYKKLTECQLKNPVSGLLEYAQFTSQTCDFNLIEQSGPSHEPRFKFQVVINGREFPPAEAGSKKVAKQDAAVKAMSILLREAKAKDSGQPEDVSPSPMEEDSEKPAESQAPSSSATSLFSGKSPVTTLLECMHKLGNSCEFRLLSKEGPAHDPKFQYCVAVGAQTFPTVSAPSKKVAKQMAAEEAMKALQEEAANSADDQSGGGNADSLDESVAPNKIRRIGELVRYLNTNPVGGLLEYARSHGFAAEFKLIDQSGPPHEPKFVYQAKVGGRWFPAVCAHSKKQGKQDAADAALRVLIGESEKAEQLGFAEVTPVTGASLRRTMLLLSRSPDAHPKTLPLTGSTFHDQIAMLSHRCFNALTNSFQPSLLGRKILAAIIMKRDAEDMGVVVSLGTGNRCVKGDSLSLKGETVNDCHAEIISRRGFIRFLYSELMKYNHHTAKNSIFELARGGEKLQIKKTVSFHLYISTAPCGDGALFDKSCSDRAVESTESRHYPVFENPKQGKLRTKVENGEGTIPVESSDIVPTWDGIRLGERLRTMSCSDKILRWNVLGLQGALLTHFLQPVYLKSVTLGYLFSQGHLTRAICCRVTRDGNAFEAGLRYPFIVNHPKVGRVSVYDSKRQSGKTKETSVNWCLADGYDLEILDGTRGTVDGPGKELSRVSKKNIFLQFKKLCSFRARRDLLQLSYGEAKKAARDYDLAKNYFKKSLRDMGYGNWISKPQEEKNFYLCPVPND; translated from the exons ATGTCTCAGGGATTCAGGGGACCTACAG GGGTGTTTCCTCACCAGACATGGCCCTACTCGGACCCTAGCTATGAACATAGCAAGTGGAGATACCCACAGCCACATGGGCAGGAGTCTTACCCTAGGAATTTCCAGCTTCAGCAGATAGAGTTTCTCAAAGGGCGGCTCCCAGAAGCACCCTTGATTGGACCACAGACCCAGTCACTGCCGCCATTCCTCCCAGGACACTGGCCAAGATtcccagggccacctgcccaagACAAACAACTGGAAATCTGGGGGTTCCCCAGGAGTGTGACTCTCAGAAGTCAGGGGTTTCACATAGGATCCCCACGTCCTCCCCCACACAGCAGGGGTCCACCATGGAGAGGTGCTGACGGGCTTTGCTCACACTTCCGGGAGCTGAGTATCAGTCAGAATTCGGAGCAGAAGGTCCTAAAACGGCTAGAAGAGCTTGGTGAGGGgaaggccaccactgcccacgTGCTAGCCAGAGAGCTCAGGACCCCCAAAAAGGACATCAATCGTATATTGTACTCcctggaaaggaagggaaggctgTGTAGAGTGGGGACACCTCCTTTGTGGAGCCTTGTACCCTTGAATCAGACTTGGACTCAGCCCTCTAGAGCTGTGAATCCAGACAGTTGTATCAAGGACGTCCCACAAGGAGAGCCTGGTTTGGACAGTGCGGAAGGAGACCCTTCCTCTGACTTAGAAGGACCTTCTGAGCTTCTTGACATGGCTGAAATCAAGGAGAAAATCTGTGACTATCTATTCAATGTGTCAAACTCCTCTGCCCTGAACCTGGCTAAGAACATTGGCCTCACTAAGGCCCGAGATGTGAACGCAGTGCTGATTGACTTGGAAAGGCAAGGCGATGTCTACAGGCAAGGGGCCACTCCTCCCATCTGGTACTTGACGGACAAGAAGCGTGAGAGGCTGCAGATGAAGAGAAGTCCGCACAGTGCTCCTGCAGCTACCCCAGCAGCTGTCCCAGAGGCTGCCAGAAGCCCCTCATTCCCTGCCTGCCATGCACCCCCATCGGGTGCCTCAAGCAACATGGCAGCCTCCAAGAGAGTGGAGAATGGGCAGGAACCTGTGGTAAAGTATGAAAGTAGGCAGGAGGCCAGACCAGGACCAATGAGACTGCGGCCTCACGCTTACCACAATGGCCCCTCTAGAGCAGGGTATGTTGCCTCTGAAAATGGCCAGTGGGCCACAGATGACATCCCAGATAACTTGAATAGTATCCACACAGCACCAGGTGAGTTTCGAGCCATCATGGAGATGCCCTCCTTCTACAGCCCTACCTTGCCACGGTGTACACCCTACAAGAAGCTAACTGAGTGCCAGCTGAAGAACCCTGTCAGCGGCTTGTTAGAGTATGCTCAGTTCACTAGTCAGACCTGTGATTTCAACCTGATAGAGCAGAGTGGACCATCCCATGAACCTCG ATTTAAATTCCAGGTTGTCATCAATGGTCGGGAGTTTCCCCCAGCTGAGGCTGGCAGCAAGAAAGTGGCCAAGCAGGATGCAGCAGTGAAAGCCATGTCGATTTTGCTTCGGGAAGCCAAAGCCAAAGACAGTGGACAACCAGAAGACGTGTCCCCCAGTCCCATGGAGGAAGACTCAGAGAAG cCAGCAGAGTCCCAGGCCCCCAGCTCCTCAGCAACATCCTTATTCTCTGGGAAGAGCCCAGTTACTACACTGCTTGAATGTATGCACAAACTAGGGAACTCCTGTGAATTTCGTCTCCTGTCCAAAGAAGGTCCTGCTCATGACCCCAA GTTCCAGTACTGTGTAGCAGTAGGAGCCCAGACTTTCCCCACTGTGAGTGCCCCCAGCAAGAAAGTAGCAAAGCAGATGGCTGCAGAGGAAGCCATGAAAGCTCTGCAAGAGGAGGCAGCCAATTCAGCTGATGACCAG TCTGGAGGTGGAAATGCAGACTCACTTGATGAATCTGTAGCTCCCAACAAGATCAGGAGGATTGGTGAGCTCGTCAGGTACCTGAACACCAACCCCGTGGGTGGCTTGTTAGAGTATGCCCGTTCTCATGGCTTTGCTGCTGAGTTCAAGCTCATCGACCAGTCTGGACCTCCACACGAACCCAA GTTTGTTTACCAAGCAAAAGTTGGGGGCCGCTGGTTTCCAGCCGTGTGTGCACACAGCAAGAAACAGGGCAAGCAAGATGCAGCGGATGCAGCCCTCCGTGTCTTGATCGGGGAGAGCGAGAAGGCAGAGCAGTTGGGTTTCGCAGAGGTAACCCCAGTAACAGGGGCCAGTCTCAGAAGAACTATGCTCCTCCTTTCCAGGTCCCCAGATGCACATCCAAAGACA CTTCCTCTCACTGGCAGCACCTTCCATGACCAGATAGCTATGCTGAGCCACAGGTGCTTCAATGCTCTTACCAACAGTTTCCAGCCCTCCCTGCTTGGCCGCAAGATCCTGGCTGCCATTATTATGAAGAGAGATGCTGAGGACATGGGTGTTGTCGTCAGTTTGGGGACAG GGAATCGCTGTGTGAAAGGGGACTCTCTGAGCCTGAAGGGAGAGACGGTCAATGACTGCCATGCTGAAATCATCTCCCGGAGGGGCTTCATCAG GTTTCTCTACAGTGAACTGATGAAGTACAACCACCACACTGCCAAGAACAGCATATTTGAGCTTGCCAGGGGAGGAGAGAAGCTGCAGATAAAAAAGACGGTTTCTTTTCATCTCTACATCAG CACGGCGCCATGTGGAGATGGAGCCCTCTTTGACAAATCCTGCAGTGACCGTGCTGTGGAAAGCACAGAGTCCCGCCATTACCCTGTCTTTGAAAATCCCAAGCAAGGCAAGCTTCGAACCAAGGTGGAGAATG GGGAAGGCACAATTCCTGTGGAGTCCAGTGACATTGTACCCACGTGGGATGGCATCCGGCTTGGGGAAAGACTCCGTACCATGTCCTGTAGTGACAAAATCCTGCGCTGGAATGTGCTGGGCCTACAAGGGGCGCTACTGACGCACTTCCTACAGCCTGTGTACCTGAAATCTGTAACATTAG GCTACCTTTTCAGCCAAGGGCATCTGACCCGTGCAATTTGCTGCCGCGTGACCAGAGATGGGAATGCATTTGAGGCTGGACTACGCTATCCCTTTATTGTCAACCACCCCAAG GTCGGCCGAGTCAGTGTGTATGATTCCAAAAGGCAGTCTGGAAAGACCAAGGAGACAAGTGTCAACTGGTGCTTGGCTGATGGATATGACCTAGAGATCCTGGATGGCACCAGAGGCACCGTGGATGG ACCAGGGAAAGAGTTGTCTCGGGTATCCAAGAAGAATATTTTCCTTCAGTTTAAGAAGCTCTGCTCCTTCCGAGCCCGCAGAGATTTACTGCAGCTTTCCTATGGTGAGGCCAAGAAAGCTGCCCGTGACTACGACTTAGCCAAGAACTACTTCAAGAAAAGCCTGCGGGACATGGGCTATGGGAATTGGATCAGCAAACCCCAGGAGGAAAAGAACTTTTATCTCTGTCCAGTACCCAATGACTGA
- the Adar gene encoding double-stranded RNA-specific adenosine deaminase isoform X2, with the protein MSQGFRGPTGVFPHQTWPYSDPSYEHSKWRYPQPHGQESYPRNFQLQQIEFLKGRLPEAPLIGPQTQSLPPFLPGHWPRFPGPPAQDKQLEIWGFPRSVTLRSQGFHIGSPRPPPHSRGPPWRGADGLCSHFRELSISQNSEQKVLKRLEELGEGKATTAHVLARELRTPKKDINRILYSLERKGRLCRVGTPPLWSLVPLNQTWTQPSRAVNPDSCIKDVPQGEPGLDSAEGDPSSDLEGPSELLDMAEIKEKICDYLFNVSNSSALNLAKNIGLTKARDVNAVLIDLERQGDVYRQGATPPIWYLTDKKRERLQMKRSPHSAPAATPAAVPEAARSPSFPACHAPPSGASSNMAASKRVENGQEPVVKYESRQEARPGPMRLRPHAYHNGPSRAGYVASENGQWATDDIPDNLNSIHTAPGEFRAIMEMPSFYSPTLPRCTPYKKLTECQLKNPVSGLLEYAQFTSQTCDFNLIEQSGPSHEPRFKFQVVINGREFPPAEAGSKKVAKQDAAVKAMSILLREAKAKDSGQPEDVSPSPMEEDSEKPAESQAPSSSATSLFSGKSPVTTLLECMHKLGNSCEFRLLSKEGPAHDPKFQYCVAVGAQTFPTVSAPSKKVAKQMAAEEAMKALQEEAANSADDQSGGGNADSLDESVAPNKIRRIGELVRYLNTNPVGGLLEYARSHGFAAEFKLIDQSGPPHEPKFVYQAKVGGRWFPAVCAHSKKQGKQDAADAALRVLIGESEKAEQLGFAELPLTGSTFHDQIAMLSHRCFNALTNSFQPSLLGRKILAAIIMKRDAEDMGVVVSLGTGNRCVKGDSLSLKGETVNDCHAEIISRRGFIRFLYSELMKYNHHTAKNSIFELARGGEKLQIKKTVSFHLYISTAPCGDGALFDKSCSDRAVESTESRHYPVFENPKQGKLRTKVENGEGTIPVESSDIVPTWDGIRLGERLRTMSCSDKILRWNVLGLQGALLTHFLQPVYLKSVTLGYLFSQGHLTRAICCRVTRDGNAFEAGLRYPFIVNHPKVGRVSVYDSKRQSGKTKETSVNWCLADGYDLEILDGTRGTVDGPGKELSRVSKKNIFLQFKKLCSFRARRDLLQLSYGEAKKAARDYDLAKNYFKKSLRDMGYGNWISKPQEEKNFYLCPVPND; encoded by the exons ATGTCTCAGGGATTCAGGGGACCTACAG GGGTGTTTCCTCACCAGACATGGCCCTACTCGGACCCTAGCTATGAACATAGCAAGTGGAGATACCCACAGCCACATGGGCAGGAGTCTTACCCTAGGAATTTCCAGCTTCAGCAGATAGAGTTTCTCAAAGGGCGGCTCCCAGAAGCACCCTTGATTGGACCACAGACCCAGTCACTGCCGCCATTCCTCCCAGGACACTGGCCAAGATtcccagggccacctgcccaagACAAACAACTGGAAATCTGGGGGTTCCCCAGGAGTGTGACTCTCAGAAGTCAGGGGTTTCACATAGGATCCCCACGTCCTCCCCCACACAGCAGGGGTCCACCATGGAGAGGTGCTGACGGGCTTTGCTCACACTTCCGGGAGCTGAGTATCAGTCAGAATTCGGAGCAGAAGGTCCTAAAACGGCTAGAAGAGCTTGGTGAGGGgaaggccaccactgcccacgTGCTAGCCAGAGAGCTCAGGACCCCCAAAAAGGACATCAATCGTATATTGTACTCcctggaaaggaagggaaggctgTGTAGAGTGGGGACACCTCCTTTGTGGAGCCTTGTACCCTTGAATCAGACTTGGACTCAGCCCTCTAGAGCTGTGAATCCAGACAGTTGTATCAAGGACGTCCCACAAGGAGAGCCTGGTTTGGACAGTGCGGAAGGAGACCCTTCCTCTGACTTAGAAGGACCTTCTGAGCTTCTTGACATGGCTGAAATCAAGGAGAAAATCTGTGACTATCTATTCAATGTGTCAAACTCCTCTGCCCTGAACCTGGCTAAGAACATTGGCCTCACTAAGGCCCGAGATGTGAACGCAGTGCTGATTGACTTGGAAAGGCAAGGCGATGTCTACAGGCAAGGGGCCACTCCTCCCATCTGGTACTTGACGGACAAGAAGCGTGAGAGGCTGCAGATGAAGAGAAGTCCGCACAGTGCTCCTGCAGCTACCCCAGCAGCTGTCCCAGAGGCTGCCAGAAGCCCCTCATTCCCTGCCTGCCATGCACCCCCATCGGGTGCCTCAAGCAACATGGCAGCCTCCAAGAGAGTGGAGAATGGGCAGGAACCTGTGGTAAAGTATGAAAGTAGGCAGGAGGCCAGACCAGGACCAATGAGACTGCGGCCTCACGCTTACCACAATGGCCCCTCTAGAGCAGGGTATGTTGCCTCTGAAAATGGCCAGTGGGCCACAGATGACATCCCAGATAACTTGAATAGTATCCACACAGCACCAGGTGAGTTTCGAGCCATCATGGAGATGCCCTCCTTCTACAGCCCTACCTTGCCACGGTGTACACCCTACAAGAAGCTAACTGAGTGCCAGCTGAAGAACCCTGTCAGCGGCTTGTTAGAGTATGCTCAGTTCACTAGTCAGACCTGTGATTTCAACCTGATAGAGCAGAGTGGACCATCCCATGAACCTCG ATTTAAATTCCAGGTTGTCATCAATGGTCGGGAGTTTCCCCCAGCTGAGGCTGGCAGCAAGAAAGTGGCCAAGCAGGATGCAGCAGTGAAAGCCATGTCGATTTTGCTTCGGGAAGCCAAAGCCAAAGACAGTGGACAACCAGAAGACGTGTCCCCCAGTCCCATGGAGGAAGACTCAGAGAAG cCAGCAGAGTCCCAGGCCCCCAGCTCCTCAGCAACATCCTTATTCTCTGGGAAGAGCCCAGTTACTACACTGCTTGAATGTATGCACAAACTAGGGAACTCCTGTGAATTTCGTCTCCTGTCCAAAGAAGGTCCTGCTCATGACCCCAA GTTCCAGTACTGTGTAGCAGTAGGAGCCCAGACTTTCCCCACTGTGAGTGCCCCCAGCAAGAAAGTAGCAAAGCAGATGGCTGCAGAGGAAGCCATGAAAGCTCTGCAAGAGGAGGCAGCCAATTCAGCTGATGACCAG TCTGGAGGTGGAAATGCAGACTCACTTGATGAATCTGTAGCTCCCAACAAGATCAGGAGGATTGGTGAGCTCGTCAGGTACCTGAACACCAACCCCGTGGGTGGCTTGTTAGAGTATGCCCGTTCTCATGGCTTTGCTGCTGAGTTCAAGCTCATCGACCAGTCTGGACCTCCACACGAACCCAA GTTTGTTTACCAAGCAAAAGTTGGGGGCCGCTGGTTTCCAGCCGTGTGTGCACACAGCAAGAAACAGGGCAAGCAAGATGCAGCGGATGCAGCCCTCCGTGTCTTGATCGGGGAGAGCGAGAAGGCAGAGCAGTTGGGTTTCGCAGAG CTTCCTCTCACTGGCAGCACCTTCCATGACCAGATAGCTATGCTGAGCCACAGGTGCTTCAATGCTCTTACCAACAGTTTCCAGCCCTCCCTGCTTGGCCGCAAGATCCTGGCTGCCATTATTATGAAGAGAGATGCTGAGGACATGGGTGTTGTCGTCAGTTTGGGGACAG GGAATCGCTGTGTGAAAGGGGACTCTCTGAGCCTGAAGGGAGAGACGGTCAATGACTGCCATGCTGAAATCATCTCCCGGAGGGGCTTCATCAG GTTTCTCTACAGTGAACTGATGAAGTACAACCACCACACTGCCAAGAACAGCATATTTGAGCTTGCCAGGGGAGGAGAGAAGCTGCAGATAAAAAAGACGGTTTCTTTTCATCTCTACATCAG CACGGCGCCATGTGGAGATGGAGCCCTCTTTGACAAATCCTGCAGTGACCGTGCTGTGGAAAGCACAGAGTCCCGCCATTACCCTGTCTTTGAAAATCCCAAGCAAGGCAAGCTTCGAACCAAGGTGGAGAATG GGGAAGGCACAATTCCTGTGGAGTCCAGTGACATTGTACCCACGTGGGATGGCATCCGGCTTGGGGAAAGACTCCGTACCATGTCCTGTAGTGACAAAATCCTGCGCTGGAATGTGCTGGGCCTACAAGGGGCGCTACTGACGCACTTCCTACAGCCTGTGTACCTGAAATCTGTAACATTAG GCTACCTTTTCAGCCAAGGGCATCTGACCCGTGCAATTTGCTGCCGCGTGACCAGAGATGGGAATGCATTTGAGGCTGGACTACGCTATCCCTTTATTGTCAACCACCCCAAG GTCGGCCGAGTCAGTGTGTATGATTCCAAAAGGCAGTCTGGAAAGACCAAGGAGACAAGTGTCAACTGGTGCTTGGCTGATGGATATGACCTAGAGATCCTGGATGGCACCAGAGGCACCGTGGATGG ACCAGGGAAAGAGTTGTCTCGGGTATCCAAGAAGAATATTTTCCTTCAGTTTAAGAAGCTCTGCTCCTTCCGAGCCCGCAGAGATTTACTGCAGCTTTCCTATGGTGAGGCCAAGAAAGCTGCCCGTGACTACGACTTAGCCAAGAACTACTTCAAGAAAAGCCTGCGGGACATGGGCTATGGGAATTGGATCAGCAAACCCCAGGAGGAAAAGAACTTTTATCTCTGTCCAGTACCCAATGACTGA
- the Adar gene encoding double-stranded RNA-specific adenosine deaminase isoform X3, translated as MAEIKEKICDYLFNVSNSSALNLAKNIGLTKARDVNAVLIDLERQGDVYRQGATPPIWYLTDKKRERLQMKRSPHSAPAATPAAVPEAARSPSFPACHAPPSGASSNMAASKRVENGQEPVVKYESRQEARPGPMRLRPHAYHNGPSRAGYVASENGQWATDDIPDNLNSIHTAPGEFRAIMEMPSFYSPTLPRCTPYKKLTECQLKNPVSGLLEYAQFTSQTCDFNLIEQSGPSHEPRFKFQVVINGREFPPAEAGSKKVAKQDAAVKAMSILLREAKAKDSGQPEDVSPSPMEEDSEKPAESQAPSSSATSLFSGKSPVTTLLECMHKLGNSCEFRLLSKEGPAHDPKFQYCVAVGAQTFPTVSAPSKKVAKQMAAEEAMKALQEEAANSADDQSGGGNADSLDESVAPNKIRRIGELVRYLNTNPVGGLLEYARSHGFAAEFKLIDQSGPPHEPKFVYQAKVGGRWFPAVCAHSKKQGKQDAADAALRVLIGESEKAEQLGFAEVTPVTGASLRRTMLLLSRSPDAHPKTLPLTGSTFHDQIAMLSHRCFNALTNSFQPSLLGRKILAAIIMKRDAEDMGVVVSLGTGNRCVKGDSLSLKGETVNDCHAEIISRRGFIRFLYSELMKYNHHTAKNSIFELARGGEKLQIKKTVSFHLYISTAPCGDGALFDKSCSDRAVESTESRHYPVFENPKQGKLRTKVENGEGTIPVESSDIVPTWDGIRLGERLRTMSCSDKILRWNVLGLQGALLTHFLQPVYLKSVTLGYLFSQGHLTRAICCRVTRDGNAFEAGLRYPFIVNHPKVGRVSVYDSKRQSGKTKETSVNWCLADGYDLEILDGTRGTVDGPGKELSRVSKKNIFLQFKKLCSFRARRDLLQLSYGEAKKAARDYDLAKNYFKKSLRDMGYGNWISKPQEEKNFYLCPVPND; from the exons ATGGCTGAAATCAAGGAGAAAATCTGTGACTATCTATTCAATGTGTCAAACTCCTCTGCCCTGAACCTGGCTAAGAACATTGGCCTCACTAAGGCCCGAGATGTGAACGCAGTGCTGATTGACTTGGAAAGGCAAGGCGATGTCTACAGGCAAGGGGCCACTCCTCCCATCTGGTACTTGACGGACAAGAAGCGTGAGAGGCTGCAGATGAAGAGAAGTCCGCACAGTGCTCCTGCAGCTACCCCAGCAGCTGTCCCAGAGGCTGCCAGAAGCCCCTCATTCCCTGCCTGCCATGCACCCCCATCGGGTGCCTCAAGCAACATGGCAGCCTCCAAGAGAGTGGAGAATGGGCAGGAACCTGTGGTAAAGTATGAAAGTAGGCAGGAGGCCAGACCAGGACCAATGAGACTGCGGCCTCACGCTTACCACAATGGCCCCTCTAGAGCAGGGTATGTTGCCTCTGAAAATGGCCAGTGGGCCACAGATGACATCCCAGATAACTTGAATAGTATCCACACAGCACCAGGTGAGTTTCGAGCCATCATGGAGATGCCCTCCTTCTACAGCCCTACCTTGCCACGGTGTACACCCTACAAGAAGCTAACTGAGTGCCAGCTGAAGAACCCTGTCAGCGGCTTGTTAGAGTATGCTCAGTTCACTAGTCAGACCTGTGATTTCAACCTGATAGAGCAGAGTGGACCATCCCATGAACCTCG ATTTAAATTCCAGGTTGTCATCAATGGTCGGGAGTTTCCCCCAGCTGAGGCTGGCAGCAAGAAAGTGGCCAAGCAGGATGCAGCAGTGAAAGCCATGTCGATTTTGCTTCGGGAAGCCAAAGCCAAAGACAGTGGACAACCAGAAGACGTGTCCCCCAGTCCCATGGAGGAAGACTCAGAGAAG cCAGCAGAGTCCCAGGCCCCCAGCTCCTCAGCAACATCCTTATTCTCTGGGAAGAGCCCAGTTACTACACTGCTTGAATGTATGCACAAACTAGGGAACTCCTGTGAATTTCGTCTCCTGTCCAAAGAAGGTCCTGCTCATGACCCCAA GTTCCAGTACTGTGTAGCAGTAGGAGCCCAGACTTTCCCCACTGTGAGTGCCCCCAGCAAGAAAGTAGCAAAGCAGATGGCTGCAGAGGAAGCCATGAAAGCTCTGCAAGAGGAGGCAGCCAATTCAGCTGATGACCAG TCTGGAGGTGGAAATGCAGACTCACTTGATGAATCTGTAGCTCCCAACAAGATCAGGAGGATTGGTGAGCTCGTCAGGTACCTGAACACCAACCCCGTGGGTGGCTTGTTAGAGTATGCCCGTTCTCATGGCTTTGCTGCTGAGTTCAAGCTCATCGACCAGTCTGGACCTCCACACGAACCCAA GTTTGTTTACCAAGCAAAAGTTGGGGGCCGCTGGTTTCCAGCCGTGTGTGCACACAGCAAGAAACAGGGCAAGCAAGATGCAGCGGATGCAGCCCTCCGTGTCTTGATCGGGGAGAGCGAGAAGGCAGAGCAGTTGGGTTTCGCAGAGGTAACCCCAGTAACAGGGGCCAGTCTCAGAAGAACTATGCTCCTCCTTTCCAGGTCCCCAGATGCACATCCAAAGACA CTTCCTCTCACTGGCAGCACCTTCCATGACCAGATAGCTATGCTGAGCCACAGGTGCTTCAATGCTCTTACCAACAGTTTCCAGCCCTCCCTGCTTGGCCGCAAGATCCTGGCTGCCATTATTATGAAGAGAGATGCTGAGGACATGGGTGTTGTCGTCAGTTTGGGGACAG GGAATCGCTGTGTGAAAGGGGACTCTCTGAGCCTGAAGGGAGAGACGGTCAATGACTGCCATGCTGAAATCATCTCCCGGAGGGGCTTCATCAG GTTTCTCTACAGTGAACTGATGAAGTACAACCACCACACTGCCAAGAACAGCATATTTGAGCTTGCCAGGGGAGGAGAGAAGCTGCAGATAAAAAAGACGGTTTCTTTTCATCTCTACATCAG CACGGCGCCATGTGGAGATGGAGCCCTCTTTGACAAATCCTGCAGTGACCGTGCTGTGGAAAGCACAGAGTCCCGCCATTACCCTGTCTTTGAAAATCCCAAGCAAGGCAAGCTTCGAACCAAGGTGGAGAATG GGGAAGGCACAATTCCTGTGGAGTCCAGTGACATTGTACCCACGTGGGATGGCATCCGGCTTGGGGAAAGACTCCGTACCATGTCCTGTAGTGACAAAATCCTGCGCTGGAATGTGCTGGGCCTACAAGGGGCGCTACTGACGCACTTCCTACAGCCTGTGTACCTGAAATCTGTAACATTAG GCTACCTTTTCAGCCAAGGGCATCTGACCCGTGCAATTTGCTGCCGCGTGACCAGAGATGGGAATGCATTTGAGGCTGGACTACGCTATCCCTTTATTGTCAACCACCCCAAG GTCGGCCGAGTCAGTGTGTATGATTCCAAAAGGCAGTCTGGAAAGACCAAGGAGACAAGTGTCAACTGGTGCTTGGCTGATGGATATGACCTAGAGATCCTGGATGGCACCAGAGGCACCGTGGATGG ACCAGGGAAAGAGTTGTCTCGGGTATCCAAGAAGAATATTTTCCTTCAGTTTAAGAAGCTCTGCTCCTTCCGAGCCCGCAGAGATTTACTGCAGCTTTCCTATGGTGAGGCCAAGAAAGCTGCCCGTGACTACGACTTAGCCAAGAACTACTTCAAGAAAAGCCTGCGGGACATGGGCTATGGGAATTGGATCAGCAAACCCCAGGAGGAAAAGAACTTTTATCTCTGTCCAGTACCCAATGACTGA